Genomic window (Buchnera aphidicola (Kaburagia rhusicola ensigallis)):
TCTATAAGTAATAAATATTGTATTAATTCAAACAATATAAAAATACTAACAGTAAGTAAATCAAGATCTATTCAAGAAATAAAGGAAGTTGTTCAATGTAAACAATACGAATTTGGAGAAAATTACGTACAAGAAAGTTTATTAAAGACTCGTGAATTTAAAAATATTCATTGGCATTTTATCGGACATATTCAATCTAACAAAACACGTACAATATCTAATAATTTTTCTTGGTGTCATACTATAAAAAATGAAAAAATAGCTAAAGCATTAAATAAATATCGTTTAAATATTGTTCCAAAATTAAATATTCTGATACAAATAGACATTAGAAATAATTTTATTACATCACGAATTAATATAAATAATTTTAAAAATTTAATAAAAAAAATTCTACTATTAAAAAATTTAAATTTACGCGGTATCATGGGAATGCCTAATAAATTTCTTCATTATGAAGATCAAATAAAATCATATAAACATGTACAATTATATTTTTCTATAATGAAAGATATGTGTTCTTCTGTAGATACTATATCATTAGGAACAAGTCACGATATAAAAGCAGCTATAATTTCAGGTAGTACTTTGATAAGAATAGGATCATATATTTTCAATTAATATAATTTTTTTAAAAAATTATATATTTTAATATTTCATAATAAAGTTATTATTTTCATATATTATAAAGTGATACAATTAATTATATATCAATAAAATGTTAACTCTAATTTCGATGTATATTTATATCATTTCAATAAATATTCCGGGAATGGCTATTTATAAAAATTACAAATTTAAAAAATCTAATAATACATATTTTAAACGTTTTGCTACAATAATTGTTTTAAAAACGTTTTTATTTTAATGCAAGTATAAATTTATATTTATGTTTATGCAGATATTTATATTTATTAACAATCTACTTTAAAATAAATACATACGCTTATAAGTACTTATAACAAACAAAATTAAAATACATATAATGTTAAAAATAAAACGAATATACATAAAAATTACTGCTACTAAAGAATACCATGCTACAACGTACTTGAGTATATCTAAATTATATTCGTCTGATATACAATTTAATTTTAAAAACATAATTGAATTTTAAAAAATAAAATTAAAAAACGCATTGATAAAACAGTATAATTAATGTTTAAAACATATTTCTCTAAAAGACAAATTTCGACCTATCGAACAATAAACATTAAATCAAATATAGTATTACCTAAGTTTTTCCCTCTTTTTTCAAAGTAAGTAACAGGGCGGGAATCAGGTTTAACAATATAGTTGTTATATTTAGATAAATTAATATATTCATCTATACTACAAACTATAGACATTATTTCCTCTGCATATGATTGGCAATCAGTAGATATATGCAATATTCCACCATTAGGAACTAATTTTTTCAATACTAATTGCGCAAAAGATCTGGTAAACATTCTTCTTTTTCGATGACGCCTTTTTAACCATGGATCTGGGAAAAAAATTTGAATTTTAAATATACTTTTATCGTGAATCATGTTGTGTAATACTTCCACCGCGTCATAATAAATAATTCTAATATTTTTTAAATCATACAAATGAATATATTTTAAACACGAAATAATACCAGGTAGATAAACTTCAACTCCTAAAAAATTTTTAGATGAACAGTTCAACGCAGTTCTACAAAGTGAAAGACCCTTTCCAAATCCAATTTCTAACACTATTGGATTATTTATAGTAAAAAAATTATTTGCATTTATATAAGATGACTGAAAATTTATTCCAAATTTTGGCCAGAATTTATTAAAAACATCATGCTTATTACGACTTAATTTTCTATTTCTAGATACAAAACTATGTGTTTTACGTAAAAAAGTACCATTTTTGCTATATTGTAATGTAATAACATTTCGCATTATTATAATATTAAAAAATTTTATTCATGTGTTTTGATAATATACTAATTCGCATGTATAACGTATAGTATTTAATTTTATATTCATGCTATTTCATTAAAAACGTGAAAATAAGCAAACTTAATATAAAACTATATGGATATCTCATGAATCTATGCATTTTATTCTCACAATTAGTACTTAATTGGTACCATCAATATGGACGAAAAAATTTACCTTGGAAAAAAAATGCAAATCCTTACCATACTTGGATATCAGAAGTAATGTTACAACAAACACAAGTTAAAACTGTAATTCCTTATTACAAAAAATTTATTAAACATTTTCCAAATATTAAAATTTTAGCAAATACCTCTATTAATAATATACTTAACATATGGAGTGGATTGGGGTATTACAATAGAGCTCATAACATTTATTATACAGCTCAAATTATTGAAAAAAAATATCATGGACAATTTCCAAATCATTTCTCCAATATCATTAAACTACCAGGAATTGGACGAACTACAGCAGGTGCCATTTTATCATTCGGATTTAATTTTCATGCCTGTATTCTAGATGGAAACGTAAAAAGAATTTTATTAAGACATTTTAGTATAAGAGAAAAAACAAAAACGATAACTGAAAAAAAATTATGGAAAAAAATAGAATCAATAACACCAATATATAATACAAAACAATTCAATCAGGCTATAATAGACATAGGTGCTTTAATTTGCATAAAATCTAAACCAAAATGTAATATATGTCCGTTAAAAAAAACATGTACATCATTTATAAAAAATGACTGGTCTACATATCCATATGTACAAAAAAAAATTATTATAAACCAAAAAAATGTATATTTTTTAATTATTCAATATCAAAATTTCATATTTTTAAAAAAAAATACATTAACAGGAATATGGAAAGGACTATATTGTTTTCCAATATTTTACAACCAAACAGAAATTTTAATATGGATAAAAGAAAAAAAAATTAAACTCGTTCAACAAGAAATGTTTAAATCTTTTTTGCATAAATTTTCACACCTTCAATTTTTTTGTATCCCAATACGCATTCAGATAAAAAAAATGTTCTATACTGATCCATCTAAAAATGAAATTTGGTTCAATATGTATAGTCAAGAAAATACAATAGGCTTACCATCACCAATAATAAAATTATTTAAAACAATTTTTCATGCCTTCATACTTAATTTCAAGGAATTTAATCAACATGAATAGAAATATATTTTGTCACTTCTTAAAAAAATTTGATATTGGTTTAGATGCGCAACCATATCCAGGTAAACTTGGAAAAAAAATTTATAAAAAAATATCAAAATTAGCATGGAAACAATGGACATCTCAACAAACAAAAATAATTAATGAAAAAAAATTAAGCATGATCAACAAAGAACATCGACAAATGTTAGAACACAGCATGATCGATTTTCTTTTCAATAATACAAATATATGTGATAAAAATAAGAAAAATCACGAATGAAA
Coding sequences:
- a CDS encoding YggS family pyridoxal phosphate-dependent enzyme produces the protein MSQIKKNLKYIREKITSISNKYCINSNNIKILTVSKSRSIQEIKEVVQCKQYEFGENYVQESLLKTREFKNIHWHFIGHIQSNKTRTISNNFSWCHTIKNEKIAKALNKYRLNIVPKLNILIQIDIRNNFITSRININNFKNLIKKILLLKNLNLRGIMGMPNKFLHYEDQIKSYKHVQLYFSIMKDMCSSVDTISLGTSHDIKAAIISGSTLIRIGSYIFN
- the trmB gene encoding tRNA (guanosine(46)-N7)-methyltransferase TrmB, which gives rise to MRNVITLQYSKNGTFLRKTHSFVSRNRKLSRNKHDVFNKFWPKFGINFQSSYINANNFFTINNPIVLEIGFGKGLSLCRTALNCSSKNFLGVEVYLPGIISCLKYIHLYDLKNIRIIYYDAVEVLHNMIHDKSIFKIQIFFPDPWLKRRHRKRRMFTRSFAQLVLKKLVPNGGILHISTDCQSYAEEIMSIVCSIDEYINLSKYNNYIVKPDSRPVTYFEKRGKNLGNTIFDLMFIVR
- the mutY gene encoding A/G-specific adenine glycosylase — encoded protein: MNLCILFSQLVLNWYHQYGRKNLPWKKNANPYHTWISEVMLQQTQVKTVIPYYKKFIKHFPNIKILANTSINNILNIWSGLGYYNRAHNIYYTAQIIEKKYHGQFPNHFSNIIKLPGIGRTTAGAILSFGFNFHACILDGNVKRILLRHFSIREKTKTITEKKLWKKIESITPIYNTKQFNQAIIDIGALICIKSKPKCNICPLKKTCTSFIKNDWSTYPYVQKKIIINQKNVYFLIIQYQNFIFLKKNTLTGIWKGLYCFPIFYNQTEILIWIKEKKIKLVQQEMFKSFLHKFSHLQFFCIPIRIQIKKMFYTDPSKNEIWFNMYSQENTIGLPSPIIKLFKTIFHAFILNFKEFNQHE
- a CDS encoding oxidative damage protection protein: MNRNIFCHFLKKFDIGLDAQPYPGKLGKKIYKKISKLAWKQWTSQQTKIINEKKLSMINKEHRQMLEHSMIDFLFNNTNICDKNKKNHE